One window of the Burkholderia sp. FERM BP-3421 genome contains the following:
- a CDS encoding DUF2970 domain-containing protein, whose translation MNLLKMLRMVFWSFFGVRKGASHRADLAAVKLPWLSIAIVVFVTAFGATLFSLAKLAVAVAR comes from the coding sequence ATGAACCTACTCAAAATGCTTCGGATGGTGTTCTGGAGCTTCTTCGGCGTGCGCAAGGGCGCGTCGCACCGCGCCGATCTCGCGGCCGTGAAACTGCCGTGGCTGTCGATCGCGATCGTGGTGTTCGTCACGGCGTTCGGCGCGACGTTGTTCTCGCTCGCGAAACTCGCGGTCGCCGTCGCGCGGTGA